The following coding sequences lie in one Fundulus heteroclitus isolate FHET01 chromosome 20, MU-UCD_Fhet_4.1, whole genome shotgun sequence genomic window:
- the id1 gene encoding DNA-binding protein inhibitor ID-1 has translation MKVVGSTCALKSKVGGEIGLSEQSLAISKCKIPLLDEQMSVFLQDMNSCYSKLKELVPTLPTNKKASKVEILQHVIDYIWDLQVELDEPEKSRQQHSVPRTPLTTLNAELASIAVENGCSEERIMCR, from the exons ATGAAGGTTGTTGGATCTACCTGCGCCCTGAAGAGCAAGGTCGGTGGCGAGATTGGCCTGTCCGAGCAGAGCCTGGCCATCTCCAAGTGCAAGATCCCGCTGCTGGACGAGCAGATGAGCGTCTTCCTGCAGGACATGAACAGCTGCTACAGCAAGCTGAAGGAGCTGGTGCCCACGCTGCCCACCAACAAGAAGGCGAGCAAGGTGGAGATCCTGCAGCACGTCATCGACTACATCTGGGACCTGCAGGTCGAGCTGGACGAGCCGGAGAAGAGCCGCCAGCAGCACTCCGTGCCCCGCACGCCGCTGACCACGCTGAACGCGGAGCTCGCCAGCATCGCTGTGGAG AACGGCTGCTCAGAAGAAAGGATAATGTGCCGCTAA